The following DNA comes from Deltaproteobacteria bacterium.
AATCCCAATCCTGATCTGTTTCCCCTTTGTCTCCAGAAAAGTAATTTTAATATCATCACCGATCGTGATAGACTCACCCAACTTCCGTGTCAGGATTAACATCTTTCCTCCCTATAATACTTTTGAAAAGGCTCTTACTTCAGAAGTCTATTTAATAAAATTAATGATGGAAATATTGCCCAAATTTCCCGCCATTTCATAGCACGCCTGCAGGGCAATCTCTTTCATCTTGAATGCAGTCATCAGAGCCACCACATCAGCGTCTTCAATATTGGAAGTAAGGCCTGTTAACCTTGTGTCCAGGTCTTTAAGCACGGTGTCTGAGATGTCCAGACTGTTCACCCTGGTTCCGCATTTGGCCGTATAGCGAGTAATCTGGTCACCTGCCTCCTGGAGAGGATCGAGTTGATTCCGGATACCCTCTGCATCGTTGTTTTGCAGCGCTGTTTTTAAATCGTTCAGTGTTTTAAATATATCAACAGTGCCGCTGCCTCGAGCAGTAAATGCCGCCTCTCCCGTAATGCTGTAATTAATTGCAACGTCTTTCCCCACCTCTACGGAGAGTTCCTCCCCGTTTCCATTGTAATAACCGGGTGCATAGGCATTGACAGAAAAACTATCGTTAGCCGCAAAAGTACCGGGAGGAAATGTTAAGGATATACCATCCCCCAAGGTATTACTTCCGGAAGCAAGTACTGTTGGCACACCCACCCACGTTTTACCACTATCGGATGAAACCTGATAGGTCGCACTTCCAAGCGTCCCCCCCGCCACGATTTTAACAACATAGGTTTTATTGGTCGCCCCTGTATACGTTCCTGCCTCTGATACTGTACCGGTATAGGTATTCCCGCTTGCATTGACGGGAGCATCTATTCGTGCAGCCGATTCTGTCGCAGAAAATGGTTCCGTATCCGTCTTCGTACCGGAAAAAAGATACCTGTCTCCGAACTTTGAATTCGCCAGGGAGCGGAGCTGGTCAATGAGTGGTTGAAGAGAATCAGCCGCAATCTGCCTCGTTGACTCGGATGCTGTTGCACTGGACTGAGAAATTGCCGTTTCTCTTATCTGATTTAGAATATCATTCACACTTGATAGTTTTGATTCTGTAAGGTCAATCCACGACTTACTCTCTTCAACTCTTTTTTCATAATGGCTGGTATATGACTTCACGGCCCTGTAATCCAGAATTTTTCCCATTCCGAGTGGATCATCAGAAGGCTTGTTGACCTGTTTCTCTGTAGCCAGCTTTTCCATGAGCTCGCTATATTGAGTTTGCGTGTTGGAAATACTGTTGTTCAACATATCAAATTTCATATTATCCGTGACACGTGTGATCATGATCTAATCCCTATTCCTTACCTAAATTAATCAATACGTCCATCATTTGATTAACCACTCCGCACATTCTGGCCGCAGCGTTATACCCCGCTTGATATTTGATCAGGTTCAGCATTTCCTCATCTATGGAAACTCCTGAAACTGCTTCTTTCTGACTTTCCAACTGATTCATGACGGCTGTTTGATGATCCAATATGCGCTTTGCATCCGCAACGTCATTACCCACACTCGCTACAAGCGATTGATAAAAATTGTCAATGCTTGATATCCCGCCTCCCATGAGCAGGCTGTCCTTGATCGCATTGATCGAACCGGCATTGTCTCCGTCACCATTGTTGACCGTCGCGGAGGCGGCAATCTTTCCGGCATCATCTACAATCGTTGAGTTGACCTGCATATCTTTCGCAAAACAACCTGCTTTAACACTAAAAACATCATTCGTGGCAAAAGTATCCGGAGGGAATGTTAAATTTATTCCATCACCCGGGGTTATGGTCCCCCCAACAGGAATTGTTTGCACAGCCCCCCATGTTGTACCGCCATCCGACGAAACCTTGTAGGTTGCAGCTCCAAGTGCTCCTCCCGTTACAATTTTCACCGTGTAGGTTTTGTTGGTAGTCCCTGTGTATGTACCGTCGGCAGCCACTGTAGCGGCATAGGTGTTGCCACTTGCCACCACAGGAGATTCGATTCTTGCCGGAGAAAAGAAGTCCCCGCCAATATTTTTGTTTAAATCATAGCCCGATCGGTGCTGTGTGTTGACATTAGTAACAATCGTTGAGGCCATCTGATCGAGATCATTCAGGTATCCAGAAATTTTCGTATCTCTTACATCAAGCATTCCTGCCAACTTTCCACTGGTCAGGCGCTCGTTGATCGCTTCATCGGGGGTGTCTTCAAAAACGATGTCATAATAATTTGAATTCTCCGGATTGGTCTTAACATCAAGTTTCCAGACATTCGTTCCTTCTACAAGGGATTTCCCATTGGAAATGAAAATGTTCAGTGAACCGTTCGATTCCTCATAGTAATTAACGTCGATGATCTGGCTGATCTTCCGCAGCAATTCGGCTCTTTGATCCCTTGAACTGGCCGCGCTTCCACCGCTGATCTCCGTCTGGACAACCTTGTTGTTCAAATCCACCATTTCATCGAGATATTTATTCAGTTCCGTTACAGAATCGGAAATAGCGGCATTCGTATCACTCTGGATATTAATGAGATCATTCGCCTTCTGACTGAACATAGAAGCAAGGCTCTGGGAAATGGATACAAGATTATCCCTTTCAGCAGTCCCGCTGGGATTTGACGACAACTGCGACCAGGCGCCCCAAAATTGCGACAACAGATCATTGATACCACCACCGGTGCTCTCATTGAAAATACCTTCTACATTATTGAGGAGGTCCATACGGGCTTGGTTGTTGCCGGTATCTTGTTCCTGCTGGACGAGCTGCACCTCAAGGTATTTGTCATAGAGTCTCTCAATCTCAACAATTTTTACCCCAAGCTGTACGTCATTCGTGCTGGAGCCAATAACACCGATGGAACCGAAAGCAGGCCGTAATCTCGAATATCCTGGTGTATTCACATTGGCCACATTAGAGCCTGTAACATTGAGTGCCGTAAGATGGCTTAAAATTGCTTCCTTTGTTGTATTCAATACACGACCGATATCACCCATAGTAACCTATCCTTCTGTCCGCAGGATTTTTCCATTCCTGGATATGGGCCTCATTCTTCCTGTAGGCATGTAGCAGGTCGAACCGGAAGAGAGGAGGCTATGAATAAAATCGACAGTTCCCTGCAAAAAATGGAGTGAATAATCAAGCAATTCCTTATTATTTTGATTCATTTCCCGGTTACTTGCGAGGAGTTCATTCAGTATGGACCGGCATTCTTTTAATTCTTTTTCCTGATCAGGATCTGCATAGGAACTCACCGTTGACAGATTGATCTCGTTTTCGTCAATATCAAGAACTCTTGCAATTTTCTTGATGATTTTGAATCTCCCCTCCTCCAGCATCCTTGCCTTTACTATCGCTGTTTCTTTTTTGCCGTTACTCTCCAAGAGTTTTTCAAGGGAAGGTTTCATCAATATTATTCTTTCATGGGTAATTGCAGCCTGAAGCTCTCGGTAAACCGCAATTTCTCTTTTCAGGAGATTTATTAACGAATCAAGAAGGGGATGCAAATCCGGATGAAGGCTCGTGTTCTGCTGTATCATATCCATATCCTAATACATAATTACTTTTATTTTGCTTTTTGATTAAAGTCCCTTAGCCCACCTGGCGGTGCTCCCCGGCAAGGGAAATGTGTATCTTCCATCGTGCCACATATACCTTTTCTCCATAGCAGAGTTCAGGGATGCACTGCCGGTCTGTATTGTAAAATTCCGTACACTATTTGCCATTCATGTAGATTGGGGTCATATAACCCTCATCTACATAAATGATGCGGTGGGCTCTTGAGGATGAAACATCTGAGGAAAATGGGGAAAGAAATATTTCAGGCGAATATATCCAAGAGAGACTCTGTCACCATTTTCTCAGCAATTTTTTGTCCGTTTACACTGTAAGCGCCCTTATCAACCTGATCCTTCAATTCATGAACCTTATCTTCACGAACAGCAGGAAGCTGATTTACCGCATTCTTCAATTGCTGAATGTCTCTTGCCTTGGTGGAAAGATTTACTTTCTCCTCTGGCGCCGCATTTCCGCTGACCTTCGGATTCGATTCATCCTGCACCTTCTCAGCTTTCTGATACTGCTGAAGCGCTTGGACTGCGGCATCATCGACTTTAGAAATCTTCATCTTAAATCTCCTTGTGATTCTTCTTTTATCACAATTATCGGCAAGAAGACAAAAAAACTTTAGTAAAAACTCCCGTGTCGCTTTTAGCGACGATTGTTCAACTGCTCAAAAAGGATTTGCTGTAATCCTGATCCTCTCCCCTTATTTGCCAATTCTTCGGCAACTTTTTGGTCAAGCATCATATTGTAAGTATCTTTACCGGGACTCTGTTTTAAAAAACCGCTCTGCGGAATTGCTTGCCGCATGGACTTAAACATGTAAAAAGTAAAAACAGCCTCAAAATCTGCACAACTCTTTCTCAGCTTATTTTCCTCCTCGATGGCTGCTTTACCCTCCACTTCGCCGGTTCTTTTCTGGGGCATCTTCCGATCCGCAATCTGTGCTTTTACTACTGCCACATCACCCATGATACTTAACCTTCTTATGATTCATCTCACTTTTTGTGAGAACTTTGTGTAAAACCTTATATAATCCTCAAATCCGCCTGAAGCGCCCCTGCGGCTTTTATGGCCTGCATAATGGTGATGAGATCTCTCGGAGAAACGCCAATTGCATTAAGCGCCCTCACCACTTCCTGAATGGTAACTCCTTTGGGCACGACCAGCAGTTGCTTCTTTTCTTCCGTCACAGTTACCTGACTCTGGGGCGTCACTACCGTCTGCCCTCCGGGAGCCATTATCACGCCGCCTTGTGCGGTTGGTGTACCGCCGGCAGTCGGTCCCGGAGCAAACGGAAGCGGCTGGGAGACCTTTTTTTCTTCCTTGATTTGAATACTGAGATTTCCATGGGCTATTGCTACAGTGGATATCCTCACATTTTCGCCCATGACAACGGTGCCCGTTTTTTCGTTCATAACCACAACGGCAACAGAATCAACAGGAACATCGAGATTTTCGACAAGCGAAACAAGCTGTACCATATTCATTACCACATTATCTTTGATCTTTACTGTAACAGAACTTGAATCAATAAGTTTTGCATCGACACTCTGCATTGCAGCGTTGATCACCTCAGCCAGGTGTGTGGATGTTGTAAAATCAGGCTGATAGAGGTTTATGGAGAGCACCCTGTTCTTTTCAAATTCAAATGGCAACTCTTTTTCAACAGTGGCGCCGTTTGTTATCCGCCCAACAGTGGTGTGGTTCTTTGTAACACCACCGCCGGCGGCGCCGCTCGCCGAAAATCCGCCAATGGTAACCGCTCCTTGAGCAATAGCGTAAATCTCACCGTCCGCGCCTTTAAGGGGAGTCATGAGCAGCATGCCGCCTTGAAGGCTTTTCGCATCACCGATAGAGGAGATGTCGACATCGATCCTCGTTCCGTATTTGACGAAAGGCGGCAACTTGGCAGTCACCATTACCGCAGCAATATTGTTTGCCTTTATGTCCTTGTCCTTCATTATGGCAAGTCCCTGACGGTTCAACATATTGACGAGTGTTTCCTTCGTAAATCCGTTTTTAACATCGTCACCCGTAGCATTCAGGCCGACAACCAGTCCGTAACCGATCAGTTGGTTATCCCTGACCCCGCCGATGCTCGCGATGTCTTTTATCCTCGCGGCATGCACATTATCCGCGAAATTTATACAGAACAAGATACATGCGATTATTCCGCATATTTTCATGATATTTGTAGAACGCTCTGCCATACCTTCTGCCACCTTTCAAGAAGATTAGAACGGCCACACCCAGTCAACAATCCGTGTGAACCATCCCGGTCTCATTTTATCGTCTACGACACCCTTCCCCGTATAAACAATCTTCGCATCGGCAATATACTGGGACAAGATGGAGTTATCGGAAGTTATATCCTCAGGTCTGACAATACCGGTGATAATCAGATACTGGTCTTCGGCATTGATGGTAAGTTGTCTTCTCCCCTCTACAATGAAATTCCCATTATCCTGGATATCAACAACCCTCGCCGAAATTTTCGCTGTTAAATTGCCATCCCGGGTAGTCTTGCCTGTTCCTTTCAGGGAATTGGCTGAGGTGCCGCCGGCTGTGATCGAGGAACCCATTCTCTGATTCTGCTCCAATATCTTTTGCTCAAGACCCAGCATGCCCGTTACCCCTGCAGTCGTACTCGTATTCCTGCTCGTATCCGTACTCGCGTTATTCCCCCCTACGGCGCTCTCATCCACTACAATTGTGACGATATCGTTTATGCGCCGTGCCTTCCTGTCGATAAAGAGAGAATTCTTCGCATTCTCACCCGGCCAGATGGTTCCCGGTAGAGGCTTCCCGGCAATCTCTTGTGACGGTTTTATTACGGGCCGGTCAGCTTTTACATAGAGGTTGCTCGAACACCCCCCCATGATGAAAAGTAAACACAATAGATACATTTTTATAACTACTCTGGAGTCAACCATTCTTTCCCCCTTAAAATTCTATTCTGACGGAAGAATCATCAACCACCCGTGCATAAACCGTCTTATTTGATGATGTATTCCTTACTTTTATGAAATCGCCACGGCTTCCGTCCTCCTCACAGAGGCCGAACGTCATGATCGTCATGGGGCCGTTTTCGAGGAGGATCTTTACCATCTTCCCCCGTCTTATGGTTTTTACAGACTTAAGCATATTCCTCTTGATTTCCGTATTCTGCTTAACATCGCTATAGAGTTGTTTTCCCACTGCATCCTCTATTTGTGTCACCACCTGTGCCGGCATCCGGTTAAACCACTTCCGGACGAGTTTTACATCACCGTAGCTTATTTCAGAATCCCTCTGGAGATATTTTGTACTTATCACAACGTCAATGGCCGCTTCCATCCTTACACGCACCGGTATCTCCCGCAGCAGAGTCCCGTCATCATAAACCGCGACAGTAACGGTGGTGTCTCCTATAAAAGACTCCTCTCGGCCGCTCCGAATCTCAAAGTTTACTTTTTCCCCTATGACGCTTACATCCGCTATCCGGCCCAGAAATTCAATCCGTACATTCTCGCGCGGCCAGGATATATTTGCCTCTATGTATTCCTTCACTATTTTTTTTATCCTGCTTTCTTTAACGACTGTAGCGTTCTCCGCGAGCGATAATGAAACCGCTGCGGCCAGGAAAATCACCGTTAAAGAAATCGTTATACTGATTCTGATTAAAGTGCGAATTCTCACTGTATACTCCTCATCCCTTACCGCTTCAAGTTACTCACCATTTGAAGAATCTGGTCTGCCGTCTGTATTGCCTTCGTGTTGATTTCATAAGCCCTCTGGCCTGCAATCATTTGAACCATCTCATCAACAACATTAACATTCGACATCTCGACCGCATTCTGCGTAATGGTGCCGAATCCTGTTTCCCCCGGATTTCCCTTTACAGGGGATCCGGAACTATCCGTTATATCGTAAAGGTTCCTGCCGATACTTCTCAGTCCGGCAGGATTGATAAAGCGGACGAGTTCAATTCTGCCGCTTGACAGTTTGTTTTCTACTTTATCCCTTGCATCCCACGTCCCATCAGGAAGTATCTGAAACTTGACAGCATCCTGCGGGATGGTCACCTGAGGATTCAGCTTTAGACCTTCAGGATTGACCAGAACACCGTCCTTGTTGGTCATGAAACTCCCCGCCTTTGAATAAACCGTGCGCCCGTTATCATCGAGCTGGAAGAAACCATCACCCTCAATGACCCAGTCATAGGCACTGTCGGTCTGCTTGAAATCGCCCTGTGTAAACATCTTTTTCGTTGCCGATATTCTCGAACCCATACCGACCTCAACACCGACCGGCACCTGGTTCCCTCCCGCGGTCTCCGTACCGGCTTTCTTGGTTGCCTGATACAGCAAATCCTGAAATTCAGCCCTCGCTTTTTTAAAGCCCACCGTATTCACATTGGCCAAGTTATTCGCAACCACATCCAGATTAATCTGCTGTGATTCCATTCCGGTTGCTGCCGTCCATAAAGCCCTTAACATTTGAAACCTCCTTTAAATGCAGATCCCATGGACCTGTCATACCCTCCCTATTTGAGATGTCGCCAATCTATCCTGTTCCGCTATTGTCTGTATAATCTTCTGATAGACCTCCACGGAACGATGAATACCGATCATTTCAACCATCTCTTTTACGACCTGTACATTTGACATTTCAATATGCCCCTGCCTGACAACGGGGTCTTCTTTCTCCACTAAACCTGCTTTACCCGTATCTCTAAAAAGACACCCATCTACTTTATCGAGGGCCTGGGGATTTTTGAAATTCACTATTTTCAAAGTATCGATCCGGTTGCCGTCCACTGCAACATCGCCTTTTTCGCTTATATTTATCGTACCATCGGGGAGTTTGATTTTTTGTCCGGATTTACCAAGAACAAACGAACCATCCGCCGTAACCAGGTTGCTGTCTTTATCGAGTGTGAAATTGCCCTGCCTTGTATAAGTGGTTTCGATACCGGACTGAACGGCAAAAAATCCTTCGCCGTTGATAGCAACATCCATGCTATTTTCCGTCTTATGAATTGACCCGGGTGAATAGTCAACAACCACCTCAGGTATAAACGTGACTGTTGCAGGATCCATTGCGCTATAAAACGCTCTCATTGATTTGAAACCGTGTGTATTAACGTTGGCGATATTATTTGCAATGTAATCAAGCTGGTCAACCCTGTCTATATAACCATTTGCCATCTCACCAATACTGTAAATCATTCTTTTTCTTCCTCTGCGTTTTTATGCTTCATAACTGCAATTCACATGCCAGTAGGATGAAGCTCTAAATTCGAAGCACGAAATCAGAAACAGGCACAAACGTTCAAAATACAAATTATCAAAATTAAAAGGGTTGAATTTAATATTATGAATTTGTTCAGGATTTAGATATTTGGATTTCGAATTTGAAATATGTCACCAAAATTTCAAATATGTTCGGATACTATTAGAGTTTGAAACTTTCTATTGGGGTGGGTAAAATCTTTATCGTCGGGAAAAATTTTCCCCTCTCCGCTTTTCATTGAGAGAATAGACAAAGGCGAGTATTTCAGCAACAGCCTTATACAGCACAGGGGAAATCTGTTCATCAATTTCAAGTTTACTTAATATTTGAACGAGATTCGGATCTTCTTTTATCGGTATTCCGTTTTTCTTCGCTATACTGATTATTTTTTCCGCTATGGCGCCCCGCCCTTTAGCAGTCATTACGGGGGCTGCATCTTCCTGGGGATCATACTTCAAAGCAGCCGCAAGACGTATCTTTTCATCTTTCTTCGCCATTATAATTTCCTCTGGTTACTCATTTCCCGATAACTTCCCAAAAGGCCTCTTGCATATTTATACAAAGAGGTCGATTACGTCCCTGGCATACAAAACCCGATCCTGGTAATAATCTATCTTCTCTTTGGCTAAATCACCCCCTGCGACACATTTCACCGTATAGATTTGGCAGCCCATGGTGGAAAGACTGTTCCTAAGTTCTTCCAGAAAGGACGATATAAAGTCACATACCTCCTGATCCAAACATTTGATAAGACAGTCGATCTTATCTCCTTTCAACTGGGCCTCGATTATCATGTCGCCGAGGATATCCATACTCAAAAAGAACATTATGCGATATTGTCTTTTGTCTCGCTCTCCCCTGGGATTCCGGTCATATTCCACGAAAATATCACCTTTTCTGATACCGTCCTGGAAGAGAATGGGGATCTGGAATAAATACTTGCTCTCAGACTCCTGTAAAATGACATTGATAATCTGATGGGCTTCAATCGTCTTAATGGATGAATCTAAATACTTGGAGAGGTTGTTCAGCAATATGCCGTCTTCATGAGCAAAGGACTCCTTACCCACTAACAGATTATGAAGATCTTCAGATATTTTCATCAAAAGGCTCTTAAGGTTATGAGGGTCAAACCAGCTTTCACCTATACCTGATTTTCCCTCAAGAACCTGCCTCAATTGACTTTCCGTCAGCATACCAAGTTTGCCGAAATAATCTTTAATGTATTCGTTACCCTTTGTGTCCGGGGAAAGAAACAGCGATTTCAAAATTTTGAATATTTTCTGAAAATCTTCCTCAGGTAGATAGCGTATAATTTTTACGAGATTCCCCGTATTGAATTGCGTGACGGCCTCTGTTATCATCTGCGATATGGCATCAGGATTTGACCTATGCCATCGCAGATAATCTGCGACCCTGAATTCCTCCAGGTTACCCCTCTCCAGAATACGTAAAATAACCTGAGGATGGAGACTTTCCACCTTTATCCGAATCTTGTCGCCTGCATTGAGAGTTACTTCGGAATCTGCAGATAGATTGACCCCCTTAAGTGTTATCAGTATCCTCCGATCACTCAATTTCTCAACAACGCCGGCTTCAAGTATTTCACCGATTGAAAAACCTGCGGAAGCTGCAGAACTTATATTATGGAATTGCGCTTGATTTAATTGATAGCTGGAAATTGTTGGAATATAAATAAGAGACATCAGACATTCTCAGCTTAGACCCTATGTTTTGTTCTGTCTAGGTCGATGATCAGATCTATCTCTCCTTCCGTCAATTCCAATCTCTGAGATATCTCCTTTTTCGTTAGACCCTGTTTGACCATAGTGATAACTTCCTCATATCTCTTATCCAATGTATCGCTATCAGTATGAGGGATACTTGCTTTAAGCTTTTCATATTCATTTTTTGATTCTTCAACTAATGCCCTTAACTTGCCTTCTTTCTCATCCAAGGCATAGGCAATCTCTTTCAGTGATTTTCTGCTTTCATTCATAGCTTCTATAAGGTAATTCGTAGAAGCGTTCGAATCATCAAGTAATTTTCTGAATTCCGTGAGGGTATTTTCATCCAGTCCACTGCGTCTTTTCTTTACTTCCCTGTTGACAATAACAATCAGAGCAATGACCGCAAAACACAATATAACGTCAGCAATCAATAGGCAGGTAAGGAGTAATTGTGTGCTCATCTCAAACCTTTATATCAATTAACCCGCCATGTTCAACGTCAACCGCCGGATCACTACTTGCTTGCTTCACTTCGCTCTCTCCTATGACCTCTTCCTCAGC
Coding sequences within:
- the flgL gene encoding flagellar hook-associated protein FlgL, whose translation is MITRVTDNMKFDMLNNSISNTQTQYSELMEKLATEKQVNKPSDDPLGMGKILDYRAVKSYTSHYEKRVEESKSWIDLTESKLSSVNDILNQIRETAISQSSATASESTRQIAADSLQPLIDQLRSLANSKFGDRYLFSGTKTDTEPFSATESAARIDAPVNASGNTYTGTVSEAGTYTGATNKTYVVKIVAGGTLGSATYQVSSDSGKTWVGVPTVLASGSNTLGDGISLTFPPGTFAANDSFSVNAYAPGYYNGNGEELSVEVGKDVAINYSITGEAAFTARGSGTVDIFKTLNDLKTALQNNDAEGIRNQLDPLQEAGDQITRYTAKCGTRVNSLDISDTVLKDLDTRLTGLTSNIEDADVVALMTAFKMKEIALQACYEMAGNLGNISIINFIK
- the flgK gene encoding flagellar hook-associated protein FlgK; translation: MGDIGRVLNTTKEAILSHLTALNVTGSNVANVNTPGYSRLRPAFGSIGVIGSSTNDVQLGVKIVEIERLYDKYLEVQLVQQEQDTGNNQARMDLLNNVEGIFNESTGGGINDLLSQFWGAWSQLSSNPSGTAERDNLVSISQSLASMFSQKANDLINIQSDTNAAISDSVTELNKYLDEMVDLNNKVVQTEISGGSAASSRDQRAELLRKISQIIDVNYYEESNGSLNIFISNGKSLVEGTNVWKLDVKTNPENSNYYDIVFEDTPDEAINERLTSGKLAGMLDVRDTKISGYLNDLDQMASTIVTNVNTQHRSGYDLNKNIGGDFFSPARIESPVVASGNTYAATVAADGTYTGTTNKTYTVKIVTGGALGAATYKVSSDGGTTWGAVQTIPVGGTITPGDGINLTFPPDTFATNDVFSVKAGCFAKDMQVNSTIVDDAGKIAASATVNNGDGDNAGSINAIKDSLLMGGGISSIDNFYQSLVASVGNDVADAKRILDHQTAVMNQLESQKEAVSGVSIDEEMLNLIKYQAGYNAAARMCGVVNQMMDVLINLGKE
- a CDS encoding flagellar protein FlgN, giving the protein MIQQNTSLHPDLHPLLDSLINLLKREIAVYRELQAAITHERIILMKPSLEKLLESNGKKETAIVKARMLEEGRFKIIKKIARVLDIDENEINLSTVSSYADPDQEKELKECRSILNELLASNREMNQNNKELLDYSLHFLQGTVDFIHSLLSSGSTCYMPTGRMRPISRNGKILRTEG
- the flgM gene encoding flagellar biosynthesis anti-sigma factor FlgM; translation: MKISKVDDAAVQALQQYQKAEKVQDESNPKVSGNAAPEEKVNLSTKARDIQQLKNAVNQLPAVREDKVHELKDQVDKGAYSVNGQKIAEKMVTESLLDIFA
- a CDS encoding rod-binding protein; the protein is MGDVAVVKAQIADRKMPQKRTGEVEGKAAIEEENKLRKSCADFEAVFTFYMFKSMRQAIPQSGFLKQSPGKDTYNMMLDQKVAEELANKGRGSGLQQILFEQLNNRR
- a CDS encoding flagellar basal body P-ring protein FlgI: MAERSTNIMKICGIIACILFCINFADNVHAARIKDIASIGGVRDNQLIGYGLVVGLNATGDDVKNGFTKETLVNMLNRQGLAIMKDKDIKANNIAAVMVTAKLPPFVKYGTRIDVDISSIGDAKSLQGGMLLMTPLKGADGEIYAIAQGAVTIGGFSASGAAGGGVTKNHTTVGRITNGATVEKELPFEFEKNRVLSINLYQPDFTTSTHLAEVINAAMQSVDAKLIDSSSVTVKIKDNVVMNMVQLVSLVENLDVPVDSVAVVVMNEKTGTVVMGENVRISTVAIAHGNLSIQIKEEKKVSQPLPFAPGPTAGGTPTAQGGVIMAPGGQTVVTPQSQVTVTEEKKQLLVVPKGVTIQEVVRALNAIGVSPRDLITIMQAIKAAGALQADLRII
- a CDS encoding flagellar basal body L-ring protein FlgH, whose protein sequence is MVDSRVVIKMYLLCLLFIMGGCSSNLYVKADRPVIKPSQEIAGKPLPGTIWPGENAKNSLFIDRKARRINDIVTIVVDESAVGGNNASTDTSRNTSTTAGVTGMLGLEQKILEQNQRMGSSITAGGTSANSLKGTGKTTRDGNLTAKISARVVDIQDNGNFIVEGRRQLTINAEDQYLIITGIVRPEDITSDNSILSQYIADAKIVYTGKGVVDDKMRPGWFTRIVDWVWPF
- the flgA gene encoding flagellar basal body P-ring formation chaperone FlgA translates to MRIRTLIRISITISLTVIFLAAAVSLSLAENATVVKESRIKKIVKEYIEANISWPRENVRIEFLGRIADVSVIGEKVNFEIRSGREESFIGDTTVTVAVYDDGTLLREIPVRVRMEAAIDVVISTKYLQRDSEISYGDVKLVRKWFNRMPAQVVTQIEDAVGKQLYSDVKQNTEIKRNMLKSVKTIRRGKMVKILLENGPMTIMTFGLCEEDGSRGDFIKVRNTSSNKTVYARVVDDSSVRIEF
- the flgG gene encoding flagellar basal-body rod protein FlgG, with amino-acid sequence MLRALWTAATGMESQQINLDVVANNLANVNTVGFKKARAEFQDLLYQATKKAGTETAGGNQVPVGVEVGMGSRISATKKMFTQGDFKQTDSAYDWVIEGDGFFQLDDNGRTVYSKAGSFMTNKDGVLVNPEGLKLNPQVTIPQDAVKFQILPDGTWDARDKVENKLSSGRIELVRFINPAGLRSIGRNLYDITDSSGSPVKGNPGETGFGTITQNAVEMSNVNVVDEMVQMIAGQRAYEINTKAIQTADQILQMVSNLKR
- the flgF gene encoding flagellar basal-body rod protein FlgF; the encoded protein is MIYSIGEMANGYIDRVDQLDYIANNIANVNTHGFKSMRAFYSAMDPATVTFIPEVVVDYSPGSIHKTENSMDVAINGEGFFAVQSGIETTYTRQGNFTLDKDSNLVTADGSFVLGKSGQKIKLPDGTINISEKGDVAVDGNRIDTLKIVNFKNPQALDKVDGCLFRDTGKAGLVEKEDPVVRQGHIEMSNVQVVKEMVEMIGIHRSVEVYQKIIQTIAEQDRLATSQIGRV
- a CDS encoding EscU/YscU/HrcU family type III secretion system export apparatus switch protein, which encodes MAKKDEKIRLAAALKYDPQEDAAPVMTAKGRGAIAEKIISIAKKNGIPIKEDPNLVQILSKLEIDEQISPVLYKAVAEILAFVYSLNEKRRGENFSRR